In Humulus lupulus chromosome 6, drHumLupu1.1, whole genome shotgun sequence, a single genomic region encodes these proteins:
- the LOC133785409 gene encoding uncharacterized protein LOC133785409, translating to MSLKEKDVKKLVMLDLLQMVEGELSSSSDDEDEFLDQIFNADSDMFRDCVASKRKTGDGSGSMPPQKIQKVVPPSQGRQPGGPNTLPPLTPSSLPPSASLTPTHQGSSSELFRAVSDLGKGLLEDIGRDASTLQSLDSYPRLSVEVVLKRGLAQLMKSLVTIGHAQLRAVDYKELIKVQDDQLVEARSKLEQAERTIAERDESLKKQAQNNASLTTQLEKQSLDIKELVRDNERLISENEELKQEKELDLIRFEEASFDCFYKVWKLNKPLNLDCFPKEAQAEDLARCEARAAEEAANPPALAPTCSAISFRARGAADAEEGVDQPSRGARL from the exons atgagtcttaAAGAGAAGGATGTAAAAAAGTTGGTCATGCTGGACCTTCTTCAGATG GTTGAaggggaacttagctcatcctcggacgacgaggatgagttccttgatcagatcttcaacgcag attcagacatgttcagagattgcgttgcttcaaagaggaaaactggtgatggaagtggctctatgcctccacagaagattcagaaggtagtaCCGCCAAGTCAAGGGAGGCAACCTGGGGGACCGAATACACTTCCGCCATTGACCCCCTCTTCCCTTCCtccttctgcgagcctaactcctactcaccagggtagttcgagtgagctttttcgtgctgttagcgacctgggcaaggggcttcttgaggatattggccgtgatgcatcgacgcttcaaagcctagactcctaccctcgacttagtgtcgaagttgtcttgaagagaggactcgctcaattgatgaag tcacttgtcaccattggtcaTGCTCAGCTTCGAGCCGTAGATTACAAGGAGCTGATCAAGGTGCaggacgatcaactggtggaggccaggtccaagctggagcaagcagagagaactatagctgaacgggacgagtctctcaaaaagcaggctcaaaacaatgcttccttgacaactcaattggagaagcaatcccttgatattaaagagttagttcgagacaatgagaggttgattagcgagaacgaagagctgaagcaagaaaaagagcttgacttgattcgctttgaggaggccagttttgactgcttctataaggtctggaagctgaacaagcctcttaaTCTTGATTGTTTCCCCAAGGAGGCCCAAGCAGAGGAtcttgccagatgtgaagcaagagccgctgaagaagctgccaacCCTCCTGCACTCGCCCCAACCTGCTCTGCTATATCATTTcgagcgagaggagcagctgATGCAGAGGAGGGAGTCGATCAACCCTCTAGAGGAGCTCGCCTGTGA